The following proteins come from a genomic window of Atribacteraceae bacterium:
- the rpsH gene encoding 30S ribosomal protein S8: protein MAHTDPIADMLTRIRNSLKAREKNVKMPSSRQKVEIAKILKEEGYIAEYRVSAKNEHKPTLIVELKYGVNKERVINGLKRISKPGLKIYAGKNEIPILLGGMGTVVISTSKGVMTGKAAKKNGVGGEVICYIW from the coding sequence ATGGCTCATACCGATCCGATAGCGGATATGTTGACTAGAATCCGCAATTCATTGAAGGCGCGTGAAAAGAACGTCAAAATGCCTTCTTCGAGGCAGAAAGTGGAAATAGCCAAGATCCTGAAAGAGGAAGGATACATTGCCGAGTATCGGGTATCCGCAAAAAACGAACATAAACCAACGCTGATTGTCGAACTCAAGTATGGTGTGAACAAGGAACGGGTCATCAACGGGCTGAAGCGGATCAGTAAGCCTGGATTAAAGATCTATGCCGGAAAAAACGAGATCCCCATTCTCCTGGGAGGCATGGGTACGGTCGTGATCTCGACATCCAAGGGTGTTATGACTGGTAAAGCAGCCAAGAAAAATGGTGTCGGCGGTGAAGTTATCTGCTACATCTGGTAA